In one Silene latifolia isolate original U9 population chromosome 10, ASM4854445v1, whole genome shotgun sequence genomic region, the following are encoded:
- the LOC141606200 gene encoding uncharacterized protein LOC141606200 isoform X2, translated as MDVSHCNQTMVEEEDQLNNVVTCSPYKLRELKLRETRAWNSTESSLKAFLDGLFWCCHPDVLSITTIFQNSVIQLILSILRKKVHCWKDPLKSIEVEGFESPRLLSPPYELEIKLRLSW; from the exons ATGGACGTGTCTCACTGTAATCAG ACTATGGTAGAAGAGGAGGACCAACTGAACAATGTTGTTACTTGCTCACCATACAAACTCAGAGAGTTAAAGCTGCGTGAAACACGTGCATGGAATTCTACAGAATCTTCACTTAAGGCGTTTCTGGATGGACTGTTTTGGTGTTGCCACCCTGATGTGCTGTCAATAACAACAATTTTCCAGAATTCAGTCATCCAG TTGATCTTGAGCATCCTCAGGAAAAAAGTGCATTGCTGGAAGGATCCCTTGAAAAGCATTGAAGTTGAAGGCTTCGAATCCCCTCGATTACTTTCACCTCCATATGAGCTTGAGATCAAACTCAGGCTGTCCTGGTAG
- the LOC141606201 gene encoding putative F-box/LRR-repeat protein At5g41840 encodes MPTVRRNSCEKIMGSEENVAKMQTGTVDRISELPDFILHSILSMLDTKEVCRASVLSKKWYGAWSSVPVLDFQLRYFQKYGNSLCNCGDNTLERYFGFIDKTMQRYSMQKYRITKMHLMLHKIDEKLVSLIDKWIMIAVQNQIQNFEIVCRGNYSLPEILFCAKSLKVLKCECVKLPYYETMELVSLEYLNFYLDTFDEDMLQRIISSCPLVELGIKRGPSDYCLVNISLPWMEKSTTSGTMQSNLQESPLQKFFYSGLGHHTLWPWNINVVALKNLRNLEIEYASITDNIVSELASGLVALESLVLSNCYNLKCIKISSNSLKQFRIANALFFIKVTIDAPKLLEFSYNTDIETSLSLVRVPDHCNAQFLPLDPDLLTTVRLVELKKFLEETNFFKSLVIQLPDPRKILVDEDVLRNTGTGLPYKLSELKLCRLCGKSARNLTEFSVAAFLDALFWCCHPDVLSLTTSLQNSASELILNDLKRKVHCYKHPLRSIELDSADCSSLLSEPSKIETRFRLSWSQV; translated from the exons ATGCCAACTGTTCGACGAAATTCCTGTGAGAAAATCATGGGGTCTGAGGAAAATGTAGCAAAGATGCAAACGGGTACAGTTGATAGAATTTCAGAGCTTCCGGATTTCATCCTGCATAGTATTCTCTCAATGCTCGATACTAAAGAGGTGTGTCGCGCTAGTGTATTGTCTAAGAAGTGGTATGGAGCTTGGTCTTCTGTTCCGGTTTTGGACTTTCAGCTTCGGTACTTCCAGAAATATGGGAATTCTCTCTGTAACTGTGGTGACAATACACTGGAACGGTATTTTGGATTCATAGATAAGACGATGCAAAGATACTCTATGCAGAAGTATAGAATAACAAAAATGCACCTTATGCTTCATAAGATTGATGAAAAGCTAGTGTCTTTGATCGACAAATGGATAATGATCGCTGtgcaaaaccaaatccaaaatttTGAAATTGTTTGTAGAGGTAACTACAGCCTGCCCGAGATTTTATTTTGTGCAAAATCGcttaaagttttgaaatgtgagTGCGTCAAATTGCCATATTATGAGACTATGGAGCTCGTCTCTCTCGAATACTTAAACTTTTACTTGGACACTTTTGATGAGGATATGCTCCAAAGAATTATCTCTTCCTGCCCCTTGGTTGAGTTAGGTATTAAACGTGGGCCAAGTGACTACTGCCTTGTAAATATTTCACTGCCTTGGATGGAAAAAAGTACTACAAGTGGAACAATGCAATCCAACCTTCAAGAATCTCCGCTTCAAAAGTTTTTTTACAGTGGTCTTGGTCACCATACACTGTGGCCATGGAATATAAATGTAGTTGCATTGAAAAATCTGAGAAACCTGGAGATTGAGTATGCTTCTATTACAGATAATATCGTTTCTGAGCTGGCAAGTGGGCTTGTAGCTTTAGAAAGTTTAGTACTATCGAATTGCTATAATCTGAAATGCATTAAGATCTCAAGCAATTCACTCAAGCAATTTCGAATTGCCAATGCATTATTCTTCATTAAGGTAACGATTGATGCTCCTAAATTgctcgagttttcatacaacactGACATAGAGACCTCTCTGTCGTTAGTTAGGGTTCCAGATCACTGTAATGCTCAATTCCTTCCGTTGGACCCGGATCTTCTCACCACCGTTCGGCTTGTTGAGCTGAAGAAGTTTCTTGAAGAGACAAACTTCTTCAAGTCTCTAGTTATTCAGTTGCCTGACCCTCGTAAG ATTCTGGTCGATGAGGACGTACTGAGGAATACTGGTACTGGCCTACCATACAAACTCAGTGAGTTAAAGCTGTGTCGCCTGTGTGGGAAAAGTGCTCGGAACCTTACAGAATTTTCAGTTGCGGCCTTTCTGGATGCATTGTTTTGGTGTTGCCACCCTGATGTACTGTCACTAACGACAAGTTTACAGAATTCGGCTTCTGAG TTGATTTTGAATGATTTGAAGCGCAAAGTGCATTGCTATAAGCATCCCCTGAGAAGCATCGAACTTGACAGTGCGGATTGCTCAAGCTTACTCTCAGAACCATCAAAAATTGAGACCAGGTTTAGACTATCCTGGTCCCAAGTTTAG
- the LOC141606202 gene encoding uncharacterized protein LOC141606202, which yields MDTKLFKSLEMDLCHADQIEVEEDQLNSVNTGPPFKLRELKLLETRAWDSTESSLRTFLDGLFWCCHPDVLSITTNLQNSATKLIMSILGKKVDCWKDPLNRIEVEGIESPQLLSYSSKLEIRLMLSW from the exons ATGGATACAAAGTTATTCAAATCTCTAGAGATGGACTTGTGTCATGCTGATCAG ATTGAGGTAGAAGAGGACCAACTGAACAGTGTTAATACTGGCCCACCATTCAAACTCCGTGAATTAAAGCTGCTTGAAACACGAGCTTGGGACTCTACGGAATCTTCACTCAGGACCTTTCTGGATGGACTGTTTTGGTGTTGCCACCCTGATGTGCTGTCAATTACAACTAATTTACAGAATTCGGCTACTAAG TTGATCATGAGCATCCTCGGGAAAAAAGTTGATTGTTGGAAGGATCCTTTAAACAGAATTGAAGTTGAAGGCATTGAATCCCCTCAATTACTTTCATATTCATCTAAGCTCGAGATTAGGCTCATGTTGTCTTGGTAG
- the LOC141606205 gene encoding uncharacterized protein LOC141606205, with product MLDTKEAGRASVLSKRWYVVWSSISVLDFRPQYFTEFWDIIYNYDDDSVQRFVGIIDKTMQRYLVQKYRIRKMYLMVPKVDEKVATLVDKWIMIAVQNQIQKLEIWVRGEIKYWLPEILFSAKSLKYLKCLRIGLPYYETMELISLEYLSLEPSDVDDNMLQRIISSCPLVELDITCNFLDNILLPWMRKVDGIEGCNSGTMQSYIACPLQKFVYTGLGLEDSWPWNMNVVALKNLRKLEICWASISDDVVSELASGLIALESLVLESCLRLKCIKISSISLKEFRIGDDLNVKNNEFPNEDGLDLMKITIDTPNLLDFSYNCKVETSLSLIRMPDHCNAHFFPLVEDAINTVWFVKLKKFLTETNLFKSLAMDLCFSDQTVIEEDQLNNVVTGPPYQLRELKLLETRPWDSTKSSLVA from the exons ATGCTTGATACCAAAGAGGCTGGTCGTGCCAGCGTATTGTCTAAGCGGTGGTATGTTGTTTGGTCTTCCATTTCGGTTTTGGATTTTCGGCCTCAATACTTTACGGAATTTTGGGATATTATTTACAACTATGATGATGATTCAGTTCAGCGCTTTGTGGGGATCATAGACAAGACCATGCAAAGATACCTTGTGCAGAAGTATAGAATAAGAAAGATGTATCTTATGGTACCTAAGGTTGATGAAAAGGTAGCAACTTTGGTTGATAAGTGGATAATGATCGCAGTGCAAAACCAAATTCAGAAATTGGAAATCTGGGTTCGAGGTGAAATTAAATACTGGCTGCCTGAGATTCTATTTTCTGCAAAATCgctgaaatatttgaaatgtttGAGGATTGGTCTGCCATATTATGAGACGATGGAGCTCATCTCTCTCGAGTATTTGAGTTTGGAGCCGTCAGATGTAGATGACAACATGCTTCAAAGAATTATCTCATCCTGCCCCTTGGTTGAATTAGATATTACATGTAATTTCTTGGATAACATTTTACTTCCGTGGATGAGAAAAGTTGATGGAATTGAAGGCTGTAATAGTGGAACAATGCAATCCTACATAGCATGTCCGCTTCAAAAATTTGTCTATACTGGTCTTGGTTTGGAAGACTCTTGGCCATGGAACATGAATGTGGTTGCATTGAAAAACTTGAGAAAGCTGGAGATTTGTTGGGCTTCTATTTCAGATGATGTTGTTTCTGAGCTGGCATCTGGGCTTATAGCATTAGAAAGTTTAGTATTGGAGTCGTGCTTAAGGCTGAAATGCATTAAGATCTCAAGCATTTCGCTGAAAGAATTTCGAATTGGAGATGACCTAAACGTGAAGAATAACGAATTTCCTAATGAAGATGGCCTAGACTTGATGAAGATTACAATTGACACCCCTAACTTACTCGATTTTTCGTACAACTGTAAAGTGGAGACTTCTCTGTCGCTGATACGAATGCCAGATCATTGTAATGCTCATTTCTTTCCATTGGTGGAGGATGCTATAAACACCGTTTGGTTTGTTAAACTAAAGAAGTTTCTCACTGAAACAAACCTCTTCAAATCTCTAGCGATGGACTTGTGTTTTTCTGATCAG ACTGTGATAGAAGAGGACCAACTGAACAATGTTGTTACTGGCCCACCGTACCAACTCAGAGAGTTAAAGCTGCTTGAAACACGCCCTTGGGATTCTACAAAATCTTCACTTGTGGCCTAA
- the LOC141609294 gene encoding uncharacterized protein LOC141609294, with protein sequence MMKDCNNPKDGQFNSKDRLSDLPDSIRRRIVSYLDTKEAYRTSVLSKRWNQVCVTNPNLDFYRQKFTVEYIDTRMQRYSKENLPITTFTLDHPAADLPLGCKVDEWLEIAVRNQVAEINLGGLADYKLPRFLFCANSLRHLHFSNVEIPYYEALDLVSLESLVLGQVVVEERMLFHIVSSCLLLKKLVLSFCDSIKNLVIPRHSKLEYLYIDGNVPEDGRVILETSSLKSFMYNTNGVNPWPIISNRGLLRNLRHLLVTSLSTTAKALAEILLELTSLEKLVFICCDMLSNIKISHTQLKHIGFYDCDNLLNVVIDAPNLNKFKFDGEIEPPLSITIHSQASCTIHVRTKARYLDTDGFFILKKLLKGLNSCNVLKFMLFDGRKKSSESDDDDDDDNDNEEESGNAELEPPCDIGELNLNMSYCEFSSSLLSAFLNGLFWTCRPTIISLRVKSGHHKLKVEPLLNKLTDMVKCLEHPLKQIEVEETNNDSQYLDVQLSLRW encoded by the exons ATGATGAAGGATTGCAATAACCCGAAAGACGGGCAGTTTAATTCTAAGGATAGGCTCTCAGATTTACCGGATTCTATTAGACGTCGTATTGTTTCTTATCTGGATACGAAAGAGGCATATAGAACTAGCGTCTTGTCGAAAAGATGGAATCAAGTCTGCGTTACGAACCCAAATCTGGATTTTTATCGTCAAAAATTTACAGTGGAATATATAGATACTAGAATGCAAAGATATTCGAAAGAAAACCTGCCTATTACGACGTTCACACTTGATCATCCAGCTGCTGATTTACCGTTGGGTTGCAAAGTTGATGAGTGGCTTGAGATAGCTGTGCGTAACCAAGTTGCGGAAATTAATCTTGGAGGTCTCGCTGATTACAAATTACCCCGTTTTCTGTTTTGTGCTAACTCGTTAAGACACCTTCATTTTTCTAATGTCGAGATACCCTACTATGAAGCTCTGGATCTCGTGTCTCTCGAGTCTTTGGTTTTAGGTCAAGTCGTTGTAGAGGAGCGTATGCTATTTCATATTGTTAGTTCATGTCTGTTACTGAAAAAATTGGTTCTCTCGTTTTGCGATAGCATAAAAAATTTAGTGATTCCTCGTCATAGTAAACTGGAGTATCTCTATATTGATGGAAATGTACCTGAAGACGGGAGAGTCATTCTCGAGACTTCTAGTCTTAAGTCTTTTATGTACAATACCAACGGCGTGAACCCTTGGCCGATTATCTCAAATCGTGGTTTATTGAGAAATTTGAGGCATCTGCTGGTAACTAGTCTTTCTACTACGGCCAAGGCTCTTGCTGAAATACTACTTGAACTCACCTCGCTAGAGAAATTGGTTTTTATTTGCTGTGATATGCTGTCGAATATCAAAATATCGCATACCCAACTAAAACATATTGGCTTTTATGATTGCGACAATTTGTTAAATGTTGTGATTGATGCTCCAAATTTGAACAAGTTCAAATTTGATGGCGAAATAGAACCGCCCTTATCTATCACCATTCATAGTCAAGCCAGTTGTACCATCCATGTCCGTACAAAGGCTCGCTATCTTGATACTGACGGATTTTTCATATTGAAGAAGCTCTTGAAAGGACTAAACAGCTGCAATGTTTTGAAATTTATGCTCTTTGACGGACGCAAAAAATCGTCTGAG tctgatgatgatgatgatgatgataatgataatgaagAAGAAAGCGGAAATGCTGAACTTGAACCCCCTTGTGATATCGGAGAGCTGAACTTAAACATGTCATATTGCGAATTCTCAAGCTCCTTGCTTTCAGCTTTTTTAAATGGTTTATTCTGGACTTGCCGCCCTACTATAATTTCTTTGCGAGTTAAGTCTGGCCATCATAAATTGAAAGTTGAG CCTTTGCTGAATAAGCTGACGGATATGGTCAAATGTTTGGAACATCCTTTGAAACAGATTGAAGTTGAAGAGACTAATAATGACTCTCAGTACCTCGACGTACAATTGAGTCTGCGTTGGTGA
- the LOC141609295 gene encoding uncharacterized protein LOC141609295: MPTNTKLSNTQLKIICFSKCDNNLLNVVIDAPNLKKFKFRGDTNPSLSITIRSQANCNIHIHTYALYFDTYGFFKLKKLLKGLNSCNILKIFLRLESSKVPATDGDGDEDGEKSGNAGLGPPCDIGELKINMYSYWELSSSPLSAFLNGLFWTCHPRIISLRVESRYRKLAVEPLLNKLVDMDKYLRHPLKRIEVEETTSGFDFLDVQMRLCW; this comes from the exons ATGCCGACGAATACCAAACTATCGAATACCCAACTAAAAATAATTTGTTTTTCTAAATGCGACAATAATTTGTTAAATGTTGTGATTGATGCTCCAAATTTGAAGAAATTCAAATTTCGTGGCGACACAAACCCGTCCTTATCTATCACCATTCGTAGTCAAGCGAATTGTAACATCCATATCCACACGTACGCTTTGTATTTTGACACGTACGGATTTTTCAAATTGAAGAAGCTCTTGAAAGGACTAAATAGTTGcaatattttgaaaatatttttgcGCCTTGAATCATCTAAGGTACCCGCCACTGATGGTGATGGCGATGAAGATGGTGAAAAAAGCGGAAATGCTGGACTTGGACCCCCTTGTGATATCGGAGAGCTGAAGATTAACATGTACTCATATTGGGAACTATCAAGCTCGCCGCTTTCAGCCTTTTTAAATGGTTTATTCTGGACTTGCCACCCTCGTATAATTTCATTACGAGTTGAGTCTCGCTATCGTAAATTGGCAGTTGAG CCTTTGCTGAATAAATTGGTGGATATGGACAAATATTTGAGACATCCTTTGAAACGGATTGAAGTTGAAGAGACTACTAGTGGCTTTGATTTCCTCGACGTACAGATGAGACTCTGTTGGTGA
- the LOC141606207 gene encoding putative F-box/LRR-repeat protein At4g15060 encodes MTPDCNNPKHGEFNSTDRLSDLPDFIIHQIISYLRKEEAFRTSILSKRWNQIFATNSILDFYHYYNNKFTTEMIPRVLEYIDTRMQKFSKENLRMTKFKLALPANDLLLACKVDEWLEIALRNQVAEITLGGPTNYKLPHILFRAKLLKHLDCDNVEIPYYEAVDLVSLEYLNLRDVVLEERMLFHIISSCPNLKELVLKFCPGFKNLVIPRHSKLEDLYIEGHVPEDGGKVILETSSLRSFQYNTQGVNPWPIISNRGLLRNLRHLSVFGLSITGEDLAKLVPELTSLEKLKFIGCDMLSSIKISHTQLKHICLDHCDNLLNIVIDAPNLNKFKFDGDTEPSLSITIRSQANCNIHIHTYAWYFDTDGFIKLKKLLKGLNCCDVLKILFLRGSSKVS; translated from the coding sequence ATGACGCCCGATTGCAATAACCCAAAACATGGGGAGTTTAATTCTACGGATAGGCTCTCAGATTTACCGGATTTTATCATACATCAAATAATTTCTTATTTGCGTAAGGAAGAGGCGTTTAGAACTAGCATCTTGTCGAAAAGATGGAATCAAATCTTCGCTACAAACTCAATTCTCGATTTTTATCATTATTATAACAACAAGTTTACTACGGAAATGATTCCAAGAGTTTTGGAATATATAGATACTAGAATgcaaaaattttcaaaagaaaACCTGCGTATGACGAAGTTCAAACTAGCACTTCCGGCTAATGATTTACTGTTGGCTTGCAAGGTTGATGAGTGGCTTGAGATAGCCTTGCGTAACCAAGTTGCGGAAATTACACTTGGAGGTCCTACTAACTACAAATTACCCCATATTCTGTTTCGTGCCAAGTTGTTAAAACATCTTGATTGTGATAATGTCGAGATACCATACTATGAAGCTGTGGATCTTGTGTCTCTCGAGTATTTGAATTTACGTGATGTCGTTTTAGAAGAGCGTATGCTATTTCATATTATTAGTTCATGTCCGAACCTGAAAGAATTGGTTCTCAAATTTTGCCCTGGCTTCAAAAATTTGGTCATTCCACGTCATAGTAAACTGGAGGATCTCTATATTGAGGGACATGTACCTGAAGACGGCGGGAAAGTCATTCTCGAGACTTCTAGTCTTAGGTCTTTTCAGTACAATACCCAAGGCGTGAACCCTTGGCCGATTATCTCAAATCGTGGTTTATTGAGAAATTTGAGGCATCTAAGCGTTTTTGGTCTTTCTATTACAGGTGAGGATCTTGCTAAACTAGTACCGGAACTCACCTCGCTAGAGAAATTGAAGTTTATTGGCTGTGATATGCTGTCGAGTATCAAAATATCGCATACCCAACTAAAACATATATGCTTAGATCATTGCGACAATTTGTTAAATATTGTGATTGATGCTCCAAATTTGAACAAGTTCAAATTTGATGGCGACACAGAACCGTCGTTATCTATCACCATTCGTAGTCAAGCCAATTGTAACATCCATATTCATACGTACGCTTGGTATTTTGATACTGACGGATTTATCAAATTGAAGAAGCTCTTGAAAGGACTAAACTGTTGCGATGTTTTGAAAATCTTGTTTCTCCGCGGATCATCTAAGGTATCGTAA